From the Microbacterium sp. W4I4 genome, one window contains:
- a CDS encoding MFS transporter, which yields MTTSETRMLRRPPSFRKDRMVQAWLTIKAVSDAGDAIFLIAFAWTAVQIASPAVAGLVVAAGTLPRAAVLLIGGAYADRVDARRLMILFNLLRIVVLITVTVWCLATTPTVALLLAASVAFGLCDAFFEPAAGTMPRQLVDVADLPAYSALSQTLSRLGTMAGSAIGGFLVAAYGIAGSAGLNTVTYVVVVVFILLWLRPRFALPRATAQQSVLRDVADGFRYLGRERATRTLVIALSGLNLAVGPAISIGLPLQATAQGWGAGAVGVFEALVGGGAMIGALVVVRWRPRREAVGGFTALIAQGAGIVALGAGSQIVVGAGCLVVGLTAGFASVLLGSTFAATAAPDHLGRLGSILRLGDDCLMPVAMALFGLLAGILPLFVPFAIYGGAMALLMIVPLRNPQIRSIALSTPVGA from the coding sequence ATGACCACGAGCGAGACACGGATGCTGCGACGCCCGCCCTCCTTCCGGAAGGACCGGATGGTGCAGGCGTGGCTGACGATCAAGGCCGTCTCCGACGCCGGCGATGCGATCTTCCTGATCGCGTTCGCCTGGACGGCCGTGCAGATCGCCTCCCCCGCCGTCGCCGGGCTGGTCGTCGCGGCAGGCACGCTCCCGCGCGCGGCCGTACTCCTCATCGGGGGCGCGTATGCGGATCGCGTGGATGCCAGACGGCTGATGATCCTCTTCAACCTGCTGCGGATCGTGGTGCTCATCACGGTGACGGTGTGGTGTCTCGCGACCACGCCCACCGTGGCACTGCTGCTGGCCGCGAGTGTGGCCTTCGGGCTGTGCGACGCGTTCTTCGAGCCGGCGGCCGGAACCATGCCCCGCCAGCTCGTGGATGTCGCGGATCTGCCCGCGTACTCCGCGCTCAGTCAGACGCTCTCCCGCCTGGGCACGATGGCGGGCTCGGCGATCGGCGGATTCCTCGTGGCGGCCTACGGCATCGCCGGCAGTGCGGGGTTGAACACCGTCACGTATGTGGTGGTCGTCGTGTTCATCCTCCTGTGGCTGCGTCCGCGCTTCGCGCTCCCCCGCGCAACGGCGCAGCAGAGCGTGCTGCGGGATGTCGCCGACGGCTTCCGGTACCTCGGCCGTGAACGCGCCACGCGGACGCTCGTGATCGCGCTGTCCGGTCTGAATCTGGCCGTCGGGCCGGCGATCTCGATCGGCCTGCCGCTGCAGGCGACGGCGCAGGGCTGGGGTGCCGGGGCCGTGGGCGTGTTCGAGGCGCTGGTGGGCGGCGGCGCGATGATCGGCGCACTGGTGGTCGTGCGGTGGCGGCCGCGTCGCGAGGCGGTCGGCGGGTTCACCGCACTCATCGCACAGGGCGCCGGAATCGTCGCGCTCGGCGCCGGCTCGCAGATCGTCGTGGGCGCCGGATGCCTCGTGGTCGGGCTCACCGCCGGCTTCGCCTCAGTGCTGCTGGGCTCGACCTTCGCGGCGACCGCCGCGCCCGACCACCTCGGCAGGCTCGGGTCGATCCTGCGACTGGGCGATGACTGCCTGATGCCGGTGGCGATGGCCCTGTTCGGGCTGCTCGCCGGCATCCTGCCGCTGTTCGTGCCTTTCGCGATATACGGCGGAGCGATGGCGCTGCTGATGATCGTGCCGCTCCGCAATCCGCAGATCCGGAGCATCGCCCTGTCAACCCCTGTCGGGGCATGA
- a CDS encoding LLM class flavin-dependent oxidoreductase: MSDIEFGLDTFGGVTNDAAGAPVPHPQVIRDIIDQAVLADGVGLDFFGVGEHHRPDFAVSSPEMVLSAIASRTERIRLGSAVTVLSSDDPVRVFERFATLDAVSNGRAEIVAGRGSFIESFPLFGFDLRQYEELFEERLDLLSHLLKEEPVTWQGSTRAALEDQRVFPTTAGGIPTWVGVGGSPDSVVRTARYNFGLFLAIIGGPAARFAPYIDLFDRAQDQFGVQHKPVAVHSPGLVADTDEEARRLTHDGWLAMRTRMGEERGWAPPAVGDFEREIESGALYVGSPETVARKIVATLGTLRVDRFDFKYDQSQISHETMMQSIGLYGEKVVPMVKDMLG; this comes from the coding sequence ATGAGCGACATCGAATTCGGACTCGACACCTTCGGCGGCGTGACCAATGACGCCGCGGGGGCTCCGGTCCCGCATCCCCAGGTGATCCGCGACATCATCGACCAGGCTGTCCTGGCCGACGGGGTCGGTCTGGACTTCTTCGGCGTGGGGGAGCACCACCGCCCCGATTTCGCCGTGTCCAGCCCCGAGATGGTGCTGTCCGCGATAGCGTCCCGCACCGAACGGATCCGCCTCGGCTCCGCTGTGACCGTGCTCAGTTCGGATGATCCCGTGCGCGTGTTCGAGCGCTTCGCGACACTCGACGCGGTCTCGAACGGCCGCGCCGAGATCGTCGCCGGTCGCGGGTCGTTCATCGAATCGTTCCCGCTGTTCGGGTTCGACCTGCGTCAGTACGAGGAGCTCTTCGAGGAGCGGCTCGACCTGCTCTCGCACCTGCTGAAGGAGGAGCCGGTCACCTGGCAGGGCAGCACCCGTGCCGCGCTCGAGGATCAGCGGGTGTTCCCGACGACCGCCGGGGGGATCCCCACCTGGGTGGGAGTCGGCGGCAGCCCCGATTCCGTCGTGCGTACGGCACGCTACAACTTCGGCCTGTTCCTCGCGATCATCGGCGGACCGGCCGCGCGCTTCGCGCCGTACATCGATCTGTTCGATCGCGCCCAGGACCAGTTCGGGGTGCAGCACAAGCCGGTGGCCGTGCACTCGCCGGGCCTGGTCGCCGACACCGACGAGGAAGCGCGCAGGCTCACGCACGACGGCTGGCTCGCGATGCGCACGCGCATGGGCGAGGAGCGCGGTTGGGCACCGCCCGCGGTGGGCGATTTCGAGCGGGAGATCGAATCGGGTGCGCTGTACGTCGGCTCGCCCGAGACCGTGGCTCGCAAGATCGTGGCGACACTGGGCACGCTGCGGGTCGACCGGTTCGACTTCAAGTACGACCAGAGCCAGATCAGCCACGAGACGATGATGCAGTCCATCGGTCTGTACGGCGAGAAGGTCGTCCCGATGGTCAAGGACATGCTCGGCTGA
- a CDS encoding SDR family NAD(P)-dependent oxidoreductase → MSKTVIITGASGGIGAAAARRLSRDGHEVVIVGRSQEKTRALADELGTPWHLAEFADLSQVRSLADALLAAHPRIDVLANNAGGMMGDRTLTVDGFERTFQVNHLAPFLLTELLMPALTATGATVIQTSSAAARLFARFDIDDLQNANAYSPLRAYGNGKLANILFTEELQRRHGDDGISAVAFHPGMVATGFAGETNHLLRRIYHGPFRTLFTIPPEKGADQFVWLAEGSAGLTFVPGGYYESRRISTKTNPQAHDVDLARRLWDSSEEMVRPFREIHSQE, encoded by the coding sequence ATGTCGAAGACCGTCATCATCACGGGGGCAAGCGGAGGCATCGGCGCCGCGGCCGCACGTCGACTGAGCCGCGACGGCCATGAGGTCGTCATCGTCGGTCGATCCCAAGAGAAGACCCGGGCACTCGCGGACGAGCTCGGCACGCCTTGGCATCTGGCGGAGTTCGCAGACCTGTCGCAGGTCCGCAGCCTCGCCGATGCGCTGCTCGCCGCTCACCCGCGCATCGATGTGCTGGCCAACAACGCCGGCGGGATGATGGGCGATCGCACGCTCACCGTCGACGGGTTCGAGCGCACGTTCCAGGTCAACCATCTCGCCCCGTTCCTGCTGACCGAGCTGCTGATGCCCGCACTCACCGCGACGGGCGCGACCGTGATCCAGACCTCCAGTGCGGCTGCCCGCCTGTTCGCCCGATTCGACATCGACGATCTGCAGAACGCGAACGCGTACAGCCCGCTGAGGGCGTACGGCAACGGCAAGCTCGCCAACATCCTCTTCACCGAGGAGCTGCAGCGCAGGCACGGCGACGACGGGATCTCCGCCGTCGCATTCCACCCGGGAATGGTCGCGACCGGCTTCGCCGGCGAGACGAATCACCTCCTTCGTCGGATCTACCACGGGCCGTTCCGGACGCTGTTCACGATTCCGCCCGAGAAGGGTGCGGACCAGTTCGTCTGGCTCGCAGAGGGCAGTGCAGGCCTCACCTTCGTGCCCGGTGGGTACTACGAGTCCCGGAGGATCTCCACGAAGACGAATCCCCAGGCGCATGACGTCGACCTCGCCCGCCGGCTGTGGGACAGTTCTGAGGAGATGGTCCGGCCGTTCCGCGAGATCCATTCGCAGGAATGA
- a CDS encoding SDR family oxidoreductase — translation MTTDGFLPRHAIVTASDSGIGAATAVALAQAGMDVGITWHEDQEGAESTAEAVRARGRNAVVMHFDATDFDAVPGVVDDLRDRLGGLDVFVNNAGASTPRAVLEIPMREWLDTMALNVDGAFLGLQTAARHMVRAGSGGRLIAVTSVHAHQPRVGLGAYIAAKHALSGLIKTMAQELGQHRITANSVAPGEIATAASGRTSEDAERTHRPGIPLGRPGKAEEVAAVIAFLASPASSYVTGADWSVDGGMLQMGPEAGSNVQDDSWREV, via the coding sequence ATGACGACAGACGGATTCCTTCCCCGCCACGCCATTGTCACGGCTTCCGACTCCGGCATCGGCGCCGCGACGGCCGTGGCCCTCGCCCAGGCGGGCATGGATGTCGGCATCACCTGGCACGAAGACCAGGAGGGCGCCGAGAGCACCGCCGAAGCCGTTCGCGCACGCGGACGAAACGCCGTGGTGATGCACTTCGACGCGACCGACTTCGACGCCGTGCCGGGTGTCGTCGACGACCTGCGCGATCGGCTCGGTGGCCTGGACGTGTTCGTGAACAACGCAGGAGCGAGCACTCCCAGGGCCGTGCTGGAGATTCCGATGCGGGAATGGCTGGACACGATGGCGCTGAACGTCGACGGTGCGTTCCTCGGTCTGCAGACCGCCGCACGGCACATGGTGCGCGCCGGTTCAGGCGGGCGGCTGATCGCTGTGACCAGCGTGCACGCGCATCAACCGCGGGTCGGCCTCGGCGCGTACATCGCCGCCAAGCATGCGCTCTCCGGGCTGATCAAGACGATGGCGCAGGAGCTGGGTCAGCACAGGATCACGGCGAACTCCGTGGCGCCGGGCGAGATCGCCACCGCGGCCAGCGGACGCACCTCAGAGGATGCGGAGCGCACGCACCGGCCCGGCATTCCGCTGGGACGACCGGGCAAGGCGGAGGAGGTCGCCGCGGTGATCGCCTTCCTCGCCTCGCCCGCCTCGAGCTACGTCACCGGCGCCGACTGGTCCGTGGACGGCGGAATGCTGCAGATGGGTCCGGAGGCCGGGTCGAATGTGCAGGACGATTCGTGGCGCGAAGTGTGA
- a CDS encoding DUF4349 domain-containing protein, protein MTENTGIALPPLSDDSIARIESAVFDEIGDDSASRSVSARRQEPHRVRRRWVTGLGIAAAFVVGALVTPPLMNAVSGGTGAADTASGGASTAFDSGPVPAIGQPETATDAGKAVDAAGDVADAGRDIITTAQLTLRVGDVAKAAAAISDLAAEQGGYVESTDIGLAPGAPIDSTTMPPPDRGEGWISIRIPAAKLTDAMKAAEAEGQVLGSSISRQDVTSTAVDLRARVDASKASVQRLTELMAKSGSVADLIAAESALSERQAQLESYEQQLKSIDEQVAMSSIRVQLTERTTATSADPAGFGDGLLAGWNGLIVSLNALVVAFGFLLPWLVPIAVVLLVVWLIRRRRRVVP, encoded by the coding sequence ATGACCGAGAACACCGGCATCGCACTGCCGCCGCTCAGCGACGACAGCATCGCCCGGATCGAGAGCGCCGTGTTCGACGAGATCGGCGACGACTCGGCATCCCGCTCCGTCTCAGCGCGCCGCCAGGAGCCGCATCGTGTGCGGCGACGCTGGGTCACCGGGCTGGGCATCGCCGCGGCGTTCGTCGTGGGCGCGCTCGTGACACCACCCCTCATGAATGCGGTGTCCGGCGGCACGGGCGCAGCCGACACTGCGTCAGGCGGCGCGAGCACAGCCTTCGACAGCGGCCCCGTGCCCGCCATCGGTCAGCCCGAGACCGCGACGGATGCGGGCAAGGCCGTCGACGCGGCAGGCGATGTCGCAGACGCCGGCCGCGACATCATCACGACCGCGCAGCTGACTCTGCGCGTCGGCGATGTCGCGAAGGCAGCGGCTGCGATCAGCGACCTGGCTGCGGAGCAGGGCGGCTATGTCGAGTCCACCGATATCGGTCTGGCTCCGGGAGCACCGATCGATTCGACCACGATGCCGCCTCCGGACCGGGGCGAAGGATGGATCAGCATCCGCATCCCCGCCGCGAAGCTGACGGACGCGATGAAGGCCGCCGAAGCTGAAGGGCAGGTGCTGGGTTCGTCCATCTCCCGCCAGGACGTCACGTCCACGGCCGTGGACCTGCGGGCTCGGGTGGATGCGTCGAAGGCGTCCGTGCAGCGGCTGACCGAGCTGATGGCCAAGTCCGGATCGGTCGCGGACCTGATCGCGGCGGAGTCCGCCCTGAGCGAGCGCCAGGCGCAGCTGGAGAGCTACGAGCAGCAGCTGAAGAGCATCGACGAGCAGGTGGCGATGTCGAGCATCCGCGTGCAGCTCACCGAGCGCACGACTGCGACGAGCGCCGATCCCGCAGGATTCGGGGACGGACTTCTGGCGGGTTGGAACGGGCTCATCGTCTCGCTGAATGCCCTCGTGGTCGCGTTCGGATTCCTCCTCCCCTGGCTCGTCCCGATCGCCGTCGTGCTTCTGGTGGTCTGGCTGATCCGGCGGCGGCGGCGCGTAGTTCCTTGA
- a CDS encoding HNH endonuclease signature motif containing protein, which yields MNAMVTASDEQMKSLDALVEMARDAERSVNAMQAARDGVLALASRLAMSMVEQQGDADEAELTLRTVAAELAAALRVSDRTVQRRMADAEVKVDRFPAVWAAQGAGRISAGHTRVIVDAGMHIDDPDARAAYAARVLEFAEDESPNRLRPIAERLAEQYQARSLDERHQEARETRTVWVKEHPDGMSELGVFGPTALVHGALDRLTQTAKSLTAAQKQSTDSEPGEEAAADLRTLAQKRADLALDLLLTGAPAGHDTPDGLLSAIVAKVTVTVPALTLMGATGIESPAAELEGRSPIDPQTARMLAGAASGWDRVLTHPIGGAMLAVDRYRPGKELKRHLRARDQRCRFPGCGMPVRDSDLDHTKDAASGGPTADDNLAALCRRHHVLKHHSPWHVIQLGDGLLEWTSPTGHVYIDRPPPQNTVTFTDNTRHADDHPDDRPADPWAATSEALLAPF from the coding sequence ATGAACGCCATGGTGACAGCCTCGGACGAGCAGATGAAGTCGCTCGACGCGCTGGTTGAGATGGCGCGGGATGCGGAGCGGTCCGTCAATGCGATGCAGGCCGCCCGCGACGGGGTGCTGGCCCTGGCGTCGCGGTTGGCGATGTCGATGGTCGAGCAGCAAGGCGATGCCGATGAGGCGGAGCTGACGCTGCGGACGGTGGCGGCGGAGCTCGCAGCGGCGCTGCGCGTCAGTGACCGTACGGTGCAGCGGCGGATGGCGGATGCCGAGGTCAAGGTCGACCGGTTCCCAGCGGTGTGGGCGGCGCAGGGTGCCGGGCGGATCAGTGCCGGACACACCCGGGTGATCGTCGATGCCGGGATGCACATCGACGATCCCGACGCGCGCGCAGCGTACGCGGCACGGGTGCTGGAGTTCGCGGAGGATGAATCGCCGAACCGGTTGCGGCCGATCGCGGAGCGCCTGGCCGAGCAGTACCAGGCACGCTCGCTGGACGAGCGACACCAGGAGGCGCGAGAGACGCGGACCGTGTGGGTGAAGGAGCACCCGGATGGGATGTCAGAATTGGGGGTCTTCGGCCCGACTGCCCTGGTGCACGGGGCACTCGACCGGCTCACGCAGACGGCGAAATCGCTCACCGCTGCGCAGAAGCAGAGCACCGACTCCGAACCCGGCGAAGAGGCCGCAGCCGACCTGCGAACGCTCGCGCAGAAGCGCGCCGATCTCGCGTTGGATCTGCTGTTGACCGGTGCGCCGGCCGGGCACGACACTCCGGATGGGCTGCTCTCCGCCATCGTCGCGAAGGTGACCGTGACCGTGCCGGCCCTGACGTTGATGGGCGCTACCGGCATCGAGTCGCCGGCTGCGGAGCTGGAGGGCCGGTCACCGATCGACCCGCAAACGGCCCGGATGCTGGCAGGTGCTGCATCCGGGTGGGATCGCGTGCTGACCCACCCGATCGGCGGGGCAATGCTCGCCGTGGACCGGTACCGGCCCGGGAAAGAACTCAAACGGCATCTGCGAGCGCGCGATCAACGCTGTCGGTTCCCCGGATGCGGGATGCCCGTCCGCGACTCCGATCTTGATCACACGAAGGACGCCGCTTCCGGCGGGCCGACTGCCGATGACAACCTCGCCGCGCTGTGCCGACGACATCACGTCCTCAAACACCACTCGCCCTGGCATGTCATCCAGCTCGGCGATGGGCTGCTGGAATGGACCAGTCCCACCGGACACGTCTACATCGACAGACCACCACCGCAGAACACCGTCACGTTCACAGACAACACGCGACACGCTGACGATCATCCCGACGATCGACCGGCAGATCCGTGGGCGGCGACATCAGAAGCACTCCTCGCGCCCTTCTGA
- a CDS encoding MBL fold metallo-hydrolase: MRLTKFEHAALRLDHDGQTLIIDPGAFTAPVDDLAALTAVVITHEHPDHWTPAHLDRLRSAAPGVPIFAPSGVAAAAEGYDITVVAPGDTVTAGAFTLRFFGGIHAVIHSSLPTVENVGVLVNDELYYPGDSYAVPEGVQVSTLAAPMGAPWLKVGDAMDFVLEIAPAQAFGTHDVPLSEIGRTMHQQRLQWATEQGGGQYFDLRVGDSIDL, translated from the coding sequence ATGCGTCTCACCAAGTTCGAACATGCCGCACTCCGCCTCGACCACGACGGGCAGACCCTCATCATCGATCCCGGGGCGTTCACAGCCCCTGTGGATGACCTCGCGGCCCTCACCGCAGTCGTCATCACCCACGAGCACCCCGACCACTGGACTCCTGCACACCTCGACCGGCTGCGCAGCGCGGCACCGGGCGTGCCGATCTTCGCGCCGTCAGGCGTGGCCGCCGCAGCCGAGGGGTATGACATCACCGTCGTCGCTCCCGGCGACACCGTCACCGCCGGCGCCTTCACGCTGCGCTTCTTCGGCGGCATCCACGCCGTGATCCACTCCTCTCTGCCGACCGTCGAGAACGTCGGAGTGCTCGTCAACGACGAGCTGTACTACCCCGGCGACTCGTATGCCGTGCCCGAGGGCGTGCAGGTGAGCACGCTCGCCGCGCCGATGGGCGCCCCGTGGCTGAAGGTCGGCGACGCGATGGACTTCGTCCTCGAGATCGCCCCTGCGCAGGCGTTCGGCACGCACGACGTGCCCCTGTCGGAGATCGGGCGCACGATGCATCAGCAGCGCCTGCAGTGGGCCACCGAGCAGGGCGGCGGTCAGTACTTCGACCTCAGGGTCGGCGACTCCATCGACCTCTGA
- a CDS encoding helix-turn-helix domain-containing protein, which produces MEDISVITAITHPVRRRIVDRLLLHGATQVGVLARTLDAQVGSISHHLRMLQKAGVVEQVDPPDGDRRASWWQLARRSFTWSSADFDSPADALIAREAQRANVRNQLDRLQRWYRVSAQSEMEGFNTDTLAWATPDELMDLQHRLGAVLDDWRAGIDRTDGQERTPVYFFAHGFPTEV; this is translated from the coding sequence GTGGAAGACATCTCGGTCATCACGGCCATCACGCATCCGGTCCGACGCCGCATCGTGGATCGCCTGCTGCTGCACGGCGCCACCCAGGTCGGCGTGCTCGCGCGGACGCTCGACGCGCAGGTGGGCAGCATCAGCCATCACCTGCGGATGCTGCAGAAGGCCGGCGTCGTCGAACAGGTCGATCCGCCGGACGGCGATCGCCGCGCCAGCTGGTGGCAGCTCGCGCGGCGGTCGTTCACCTGGTCGTCCGCCGACTTCGACTCCCCCGCGGATGCGTTGATCGCTCGCGAGGCGCAGCGCGCGAATGTGCGCAACCAGCTGGATCGTCTGCAGCGCTGGTACCGCGTGTCCGCGCAGAGCGAGATGGAGGGCTTCAACACCGACACGCTCGCCTGGGCGACCCCGGACGAGCTGATGGATCTGCAGCATCGGCTGGGCGCCGTGCTCGACGACTGGAGGGCGGGGATCGACCGCACGGACGGGCAGGAGCGCACGCCGGTGTACTTCTTCGCGCATGGATTCCCGACGGAGGTGTGA